A region of Candidatus Reconcilbacillus cellulovorans DNA encodes the following proteins:
- a CDS encoding aspartate kinase, which yields MALIVMKFGGSSVGDAERMKRAARRIADRRAEGHRVVAVVSAMGDTTDDLIDLSKAIAGRSPSPREMDMLLSTGEQVSIALLAMALHDLGEKAVSLTGWQAGIRTEKLHGKARIVEIRPERVLCALEDNAVAVVAGFQGITEDGEITTLGRGGSDTTAVALAAALRADLCEIYTDVDGVYSTDPRVVRCARQLKEISYDEMLELAHLGAAVLHPRAVECAKNHRVPLVVRSSFTNGEGTLVKEEVGLEQGMIVRGIAYEKQIARVTVWDVPERPGQLFRIFSALAAAAINVDIIVQSGVRGGVADVAFTVSEADLDSTLGVLERIKSEVGFREVTSEKGLAKVSIVGAGMASNPGVAARMFETIAGLGVSVNMVSTSEIKVSCVIDAEKTADVVRALHTAFGLDTTEEVFVGGPAERR from the coding sequence TTGGCTTTGATCGTCATGAAATTCGGCGGCAGTTCGGTGGGGGATGCCGAACGGATGAAGCGGGCGGCGCGGCGGATCGCCGACCGTCGCGCGGAAGGCCACCGGGTGGTGGCGGTGGTCTCCGCGATGGGGGACACGACCGACGATCTGATCGACCTGTCCAAAGCAATCGCCGGGCGATCGCCTTCCCCCCGTGAAATGGACATGTTGCTTTCGACCGGCGAGCAGGTGTCGATCGCGCTGCTGGCGATGGCGCTTCATGATCTCGGAGAAAAGGCGGTGTCGCTCACCGGCTGGCAGGCCGGCATCCGGACGGAAAAGTTGCACGGCAAGGCGCGAATTGTGGAAATTCGTCCGGAACGCGTGCTCTGCGCGCTGGAAGACAACGCCGTTGCGGTGGTGGCCGGTTTTCAGGGGATTACGGAAGACGGAGAAATCACCACGCTCGGCCGCGGAGGTTCCGATACGACGGCCGTCGCGTTGGCCGCCGCGCTTCGGGCGGATCTCTGCGAAATTTATACCGACGTCGACGGCGTCTATTCGACCGACCCGCGCGTCGTCCGCTGCGCGCGCCAGCTGAAGGAAATCAGTTACGATGAAATGCTCGAACTGGCGCATCTCGGAGCCGCTGTTCTTCATCCGCGGGCGGTGGAATGCGCGAAAAACCATCGCGTGCCGCTGGTGGTGCGTTCGAGTTTTACGAACGGAGAAGGCACGCTCGTGAAGGAGGAAGTCGGCTTGGAACAGGGCATGATCGTTCGCGGCATCGCGTATGAGAAACAGATCGCCCGTGTCACCGTCTGGGACGTGCCGGAACGGCCGGGGCAGCTGTTCCGCATTTTTTCCGCGCTCGCGGCGGCGGCGATCAACGTCGACATCATCGTGCAAAGCGGCGTGCGCGGCGGCGTCGCGGACGTCGCGTTCACGGTGTCCGAGGCCGATCTGGACAGTACGTTGGGCGTGCTCGAGCGCATAAAGTCGGAAGTCGGCTTCCGGGAAGTGACCTCGGAAAAAGGGCTCGCGAAAGTGTCGATCGTCGGTGCGGGCATGGCGAGCAATCCCGGTGTCGCCGCTCGGATGTTCGAGACGATCGCCGGGCTCGGCGTCAGCGTCAACATGGTCAGTACGTCGGAAATCAAGGTGTCCTGCGTCATCGACGCCGAGAAGACCGCAGATGTCGTTCGTGCGTTGCATACCGCATTCGGCTTGGATACGACGGAAGAAGTGTTCGTCGGCGGACCGGCGGAGCGCCGGTAA
- a CDS encoding elongation factor P yields the protein MINVNDFRTGLTVVVDGDPMQVLEFQHVKPGKGAAFVRSKLKNLRNGNIVDKTFRAGETLERAQIENRESQFLYASGNEYVFMDTQTYDQFSLDRKQIEWELNFLKENMIVNIISYRGELLGINLPNAVELKVVETEPGVRGNTVTGATKSAKLETGLTVQVPLFVEVGDVLLIDTREGRYISRA from the coding sequence GTGATCAACGTCAACGATTTCCGCACAGGGCTGACCGTCGTCGTCGACGGCGACCCGATGCAGGTGCTGGAATTCCAGCACGTCAAGCCCGGCAAAGGCGCGGCGTTTGTCCGATCTAAGCTGAAAAACCTGCGCAACGGCAACATCGTCGACAAAACGTTCCGGGCGGGCGAAACGCTCGAGCGCGCGCAGATCGAAAACCGCGAGTCGCAATTCCTGTACGCCAGCGGCAACGAATACGTGTTCATGGACACCCAGACGTACGACCAGTTTTCGCTCGACCGCAAGCAGATCGAGTGGGAACTCAATTTCCTGAAGGAAAACATGATCGTCAACATCATCAGTTACCGCGGCGAGTTGCTCGGCATCAACCTGCCGAACGCCGTCGAGCTGAAGGTCGTCGAGACGGAGCCCGGCGTCCGCGGCAACACGGTGACGGGCGCGACGAAATCGGCAAAACTCGAAACCGGCCTGACGGTCCAGGTGCCTTTGTTCGTCGAGGTCGGCGACGTGCTGTTGATCGATACGCGCGAAGGCCGCTATATTTCCCGGGCGTAA
- a CDS encoding patatin: MQVRTAAGEKRIHAVFEGGGVRAIAFAGAVCAAEERGFSFVRMAGTSSGAIVASLLAAGYGGDEMKRIILETPFETFLVRSKLHRLRYAGPALRLLLRKGLYSADRLECWIDELLAAKGLATFGDLPPKRLRIIASDISGGRLLVLPDDIARYGLHPQRLRISKAVRMSASIPFFFDPVVLRGPSWEPYYIVDGGLLSNFPLWLLEEESGDGGPPTIGFRLVGRREGEPHRITGPVSMLTALFSTMMDAHDERYIEKPARSRTVRIPTGDVRATQFSIPKEKSLELFEAGRMAAAAFFDKWSV; encoded by the coding sequence ATGCAGGTGCGGACGGCGGCCGGGGAGAAACGGATTCATGCTGTGTTCGAAGGCGGCGGCGTGCGCGCCATCGCGTTCGCCGGAGCGGTCTGTGCGGCGGAAGAGCGCGGTTTTTCTTTTGTGCGGATGGCGGGGACGTCGTCCGGCGCGATCGTAGCTTCGCTGTTGGCCGCCGGCTACGGCGGCGATGAGATGAAGCGCATTATTTTAGAGACGCCGTTTGAAACGTTTCTCGTTCGCTCGAAGTTGCACCGGCTCCGCTATGCCGGGCCGGCGCTTCGTCTTCTGCTGCGCAAGGGGCTTTATTCCGCCGACCGCCTCGAATGCTGGATCGACGAATTGCTCGCCGCCAAAGGACTTGCGACCTTCGGCGATCTTCCTCCCAAGCGTCTTCGCATCATCGCCTCCGATATCAGCGGCGGACGGCTGCTCGTCCTGCCGGATGACATCGCCCGCTACGGCCTACATCCGCAGCGGCTGCGCATTTCGAAAGCGGTGCGGATGAGTGCGAGCATCCCGTTTTTTTTCGATCCCGTCGTGTTGAGAGGACCGTCATGGGAGCCGTATTACATCGTCGACGGCGGATTGCTGAGCAATTTTCCGTTATGGCTACTGGAAGAAGAATCAGGCGACGGCGGGCCGCCGACGATCGGTTTTCGGCTGGTCGGCAGGCGAGAAGGAGAGCCGCACCGAATTACGGGGCCGGTTTCGATGCTGACCGCTTTGTTTTCGACAATGATGGACGCGCATGATGAGCGATATATCGAAAAGCCGGCGCGCTCCCGGACCGTTCGGATTCCGACGGGCGACGTGCGCGCCACTCAATTTTCCATTCCGAAAGAAAAAAGCCTCGAGCTGTTCGAGGCAGGGCGCATGGCGGCTGCGGCCTTTTTCGACAAATGGAGCGTTTAG
- a CDS encoding Xaa-Pro dipeptidase encodes MPVERPEPKRLERLRRRLREEGYEALLVTNPYNRRYLTGFTGSFGYVLVTESRQILLSDFRYRTQAGFEAPDVEFVEHAARAEETIGECLRSLGVTRLAIEAESVTVADLRKYEAAWPGVQLEPVEGLVAALRAVKDDVELAVIREAARLADRTFDHLLGWIRPGLTEREVAIEIEMFLRRHGASSSSFDTIVASGERSALPHGVATDRRLGVGEFVKLDFGAYYRGYCSDLTRTIVLGKPTDRQRELYAVVLEAQETCLRGIRPGMTGREADALARDVIRRYGYEELFGHGTGHGIGLEIHEAPRLSPTSESVLAAGMTVTVEPGIYVPGFGGVRIEDDVVLTAGGAETLTAAPKQLISV; translated from the coding sequence GTGCCGGTCGAACGGCCGGAGCCGAAACGGCTGGAACGTCTGCGTCGACGTCTGCGCGAGGAAGGTTACGAGGCTCTGTTGGTGACGAATCCGTATAACCGGCGGTATTTGACGGGATTTACCGGATCGTTCGGATATGTGCTCGTTACCGAAAGTCGGCAGATTTTGTTGTCTGATTTTCGTTACCGAACGCAGGCGGGATTTGAGGCGCCCGACGTCGAGTTCGTCGAGCATGCGGCCAGGGCCGAGGAGACGATCGGCGAATGTCTGCGTTCGCTCGGCGTAACGCGTCTTGCGATCGAGGCGGAGTCGGTGACCGTCGCCGATCTTCGCAAATATGAAGCGGCGTGGCCGGGCGTGCAGCTCGAGCCGGTCGAGGGACTCGTCGCGGCGCTGCGCGCCGTCAAGGACGATGTCGAGCTCGCCGTTATACGCGAAGCCGCCCGACTGGCCGACCGGACGTTCGATCACTTGCTCGGCTGGATTCGGCCCGGCCTGACGGAGCGCGAAGTGGCGATCGAAATCGAGATGTTTTTACGCCGTCACGGGGCGTCGTCCTCGTCGTTCGACACGATCGTCGCTTCAGGGGAACGATCGGCGTTGCCGCACGGCGTGGCGACTGATCGGCGTCTCGGCGTCGGCGAGTTCGTCAAACTCGATTTCGGCGCGTATTACCGGGGGTATTGCTCCGACCTGACGCGCACGATCGTTCTGGGCAAGCCGACCGATCGCCAACGCGAGCTGTACGCCGTCGTGCTGGAAGCCCAGGAAACGTGTCTTCGCGGCATCCGGCCGGGCATGACGGGCCGGGAGGCCGACGCGCTGGCGCGCGACGTCATCCGCCGATACGGCTACGAGGAATTGTTCGGACACGGGACGGGGCACGGCATCGGATTGGAAATTCATGAAGCGCCGCGGCTGTCGCCGACGTCCGAATCGGTGCTGGCGGCGGGCATGACGGTGACGGTCGAGCCCGGCATCTACGTGCCGGGATTCGGCGGCGTCCGCATCGAAGACGACGTCGTGCTGACGGCGGGCGGGGCCGAAACGTTGACCGCCGCGCCGAAACAGCTCATCTCGGTTTGA
- a CDS encoding stage III sporulation protein AD, whose product MDIVKIVGIGLLAAALGLVVREQKPVFAFLLAVAAGWFVFFLVVEKISSVFDALERMAREARVDPAYLKIVLKVIGIAYIAEFGAQAIRDAGHEAVAAKVELAGKVLILAMAVPIVTAMVETVVRMLPGA is encoded by the coding sequence TTGGACATCGTAAAAATCGTCGGAATCGGCCTCCTTGCGGCGGCGCTCGGTCTCGTCGTCCGGGAACAGAAGCCGGTGTTCGCCTTTTTGCTTGCGGTCGCGGCGGGATGGTTCGTCTTTTTTCTCGTCGTCGAAAAGATTTCGTCGGTGTTCGATGCTTTGGAGCGGATGGCCCGTGAAGCGCGCGTCGATCCGGCCTATCTGAAGATTGTGCTCAAAGTGATCGGCATCGCCTATATCGCTGAATTCGGGGCGCAGGCGATCCGCGACGCCGGGCACGAAGCGGTCGCCGCAAAAGTCGAGCTCGCCGGAAAAGTGCTGATTCTCGCCATGGCGGTGCCGATCGTGACCGCCATGGTTGAGACGGTCGTTCGGATGCTGCCCGGCGCTTGA
- a CDS encoding acetyl-CoA carboxylase, biotin carboxyl carrier protein: MFRLEDIKELVRLVDQSSVSELEIEHEGSRLAIRKSVQPAAPVPAVAVPAPVIQQPVAVPTASAPAERPEPSGGLGQERAIVSGQAEKLHTIVAPMVGTFYRSPAPGAPPFVEVGDKVNEKTVVCIIEAMKLMNEIEAEVRGEIVEILAENGQLVEYGEPLFRVRLE; the protein is encoded by the coding sequence ATGTTTCGGTTAGAGGACATCAAGGAGCTCGTCCGGCTGGTCGACCAGTCGTCCGTCAGCGAGTTGGAGATCGAACACGAAGGTTCGCGGCTCGCGATCCGCAAGTCCGTGCAGCCGGCAGCTCCCGTCCCGGCGGTCGCCGTTCCGGCACCGGTCATTCAGCAGCCGGTCGCCGTACCGACGGCGAGTGCACCTGCGGAACGTCCTGAGCCATCGGGCGGTTTAGGGCAAGAGCGGGCAATCGTGTCGGGGCAAGCGGAGAAGTTGCATACGATCGTCGCGCCGATGGTCGGGACGTTTTACCGGTCGCCGGCGCCGGGCGCGCCGCCGTTCGTCGAGGTGGGCGACAAGGTAAACGAGAAGACGGTCGTCTGCATCATAGAGGCGATGAAGCTGATGAACGAGATTGAGGCGGAGGTCCGCGGCGAGATTGTGGAAATTTTAGCTGAAAACGGTCAGCTGGTGGAGTACGGAGAACCGCTGTTCCGCGTTCGATTGGAGTGA
- a CDS encoding type II 3-dehydroquinate dehydratase: MKAVLVVNGPNLNMLGVREPSVYGTETLNDIERRLRKLAETLGIELEFVQSNHEGDLIDAIHRAYGVKSGILINAGALTHTSYALRDALAAVGLPAVEVHLSNVYKREPFRHVSVIAPVVAGQIAGFGAYSYELGLLALNRLLEARQGGEPA, encoded by the coding sequence ATGAAAGCTGTGCTGGTCGTCAACGGGCCGAATCTGAACATGCTCGGCGTCCGCGAGCCGTCGGTGTACGGAACGGAGACGTTGAACGACATCGAGCGGCGGCTTCGCAAACTGGCGGAAACGCTCGGCATAGAGCTCGAATTCGTGCAGTCGAACCACGAGGGCGACCTGATCGACGCGATCCACCGCGCTTACGGCGTCAAATCGGGCATCCTCATCAATGCGGGAGCGCTGACGCATACGAGTTACGCGTTGCGCGACGCGCTCGCCGCCGTCGGACTGCCGGCGGTCGAAGTCCATCTGTCGAACGTGTACAAGCGCGAGCCGTTCCGCCACGTGTCGGTCATCGCGCCGGTCGTCGCCGGTCAGATCGCCGGATTCGGCGCTTATAGCTATGAACTCGGCCTGTTGGCGCTTAACAGACTGCTGGAAGCGCGGCAGGGAGGGGAGCCGGCTTGA
- a CDS encoding manganese transport transcriptional regulator (involved in manganese homeostasis; activates the transcription of the mntABCD operon) yields the protein MTATPSMEDYLEKIYRLIDEKGYARVSDIAEGLAVHPSSVTKMIQKLDRDRYLIYERYRGLVLTPKGKKIGKRLVDRHHLLEAFLRMIGVDEEHIYKDVEGIEHHLSWESITCLESLVELFRRRPELLEELRVIRAELDEA from the coding sequence ATGACGGCCACCCCCAGCATGGAGGATTATCTTGAAAAAATTTATCGACTCATCGACGAAAAGGGATACGCCCGCGTCTCCGATATTGCAGAAGGGTTGGCGGTTCATCCCTCCTCTGTGACGAAAATGATCCAGAAACTGGACCGCGACCGCTATCTGATTTACGAGCGGTATCGCGGGCTCGTGCTGACGCCGAAGGGCAAAAAGATCGGCAAACGTCTCGTCGACCGCCATCATTTGCTGGAAGCCTTTTTGCGCATGATCGGCGTGGACGAAGAGCACATCTATAAGGACGTCGAAGGCATCGAGCATCATTTGAGCTGGGAATCGATCACCTGCCTGGAAAGTCTGGTTGAACTGTTTCGGCGCCGTCCGGAGCTGCTGGAAGAGTTGCGCGTCATACGCGCCGAACTCGACGAGGCATAG
- a CDS encoding phosphosulfolactate synthase: MESYRKPSVWPPSMADPSGVREKRPRTAGKTMVIDKGLGPYAFFDLLQVGGSHIDYIKLGFGSAPLYPVSVLKQKIDLARRRNIRILPGGTFLEAAVAQREVDEFFRIVKRLGFTALEVSDGTIDMSRRLRSELILRGLELGFEVLTEYGKKRKGSRVDLTELCETAETDLELGASLVAIEGRECGADVGIYREDGACREDAVREIAERFSRPDRLLWEAPRKEQQAWLLRELGPDIHIGNVAPQDVLSLESLRRGLRADTFLHGMKSLART, translated from the coding sequence ATGGAATCGTACCGGAAACCGTCGGTCTGGCCGCCGTCGATGGCCGATCCTTCAGGCGTCCGGGAAAAAAGGCCGAGAACCGCCGGCAAGACGATGGTCATCGACAAAGGACTCGGCCCTTACGCGTTTTTCGACCTGTTGCAGGTTGGAGGTTCCCACATCGACTACATCAAACTCGGTTTCGGATCCGCCCCGCTTTATCCGGTTTCCGTCCTGAAACAAAAAATCGACCTTGCCCGCAGGCGGAACATCCGGATCTTGCCCGGCGGCACATTCCTGGAAGCAGCCGTCGCCCAGCGTGAAGTGGATGAGTTTTTCCGGATCGTCAAACGCTTAGGATTTACCGCCCTTGAAGTATCCGACGGCACGATCGACATGAGCAGGCGTCTGCGCTCGGAACTGATCTTGCGGGGGCTCGAACTGGGGTTCGAGGTTTTGACGGAATACGGGAAAAAACGGAAAGGTTCGCGCGTCGATCTGACCGAACTTTGCGAAACGGCGGAGACCGATCTGGAGCTCGGCGCGTCGCTCGTCGCGATCGAAGGGCGGGAATGCGGCGCGGATGTGGGCATTTACCGCGAGGACGGCGCATGCCGGGAAGACGCCGTCCGCGAAATCGCCGAGCGGTTTTCCCGGCCGGACCGTCTGCTGTGGGAGGCGCCGCGCAAAGAACAACAGGCGTGGCTGCTGCGCGAACTGGGCCCCGACATCCATATCGGCAATGTCGCGCCGCAGGACGTCCTGTCGCTGGAAAGTCTCCGGCGCGGGTTGAGGGCCGATACGTTTCTGCACGGCATGAAATCGTTGGCGCGCACATAG
- a CDS encoding stage III sporulation protein AA, translating into MLDRLFPILTGPVRRACERMPAELRRVAEELRVRAERPLEVVAAGKPWFVSADGTAGPHPSGAYRPTREDCDRLMECITRHSLYSFEEQMRRGFITVAGGHRVGLAGRAVVENGRIRLLRDVTGLNFRIAREVIGAAEPVFPQLIDLASESIHHTLVLSPPQGGKTTFVRDLARLVSYGRWPLGASFGKGLKVGIVDERSEIAACDKGVPAFDVGPRTDVLDGCPKAEGMLMMVRSLSPDVLVVDEIGGAEDAGAVEEAAHAGVRVVATAHAWGVTDAEKRPGLARLIANRTFGRYVVLQKGRTAGAGVRAVVLDADFRPVNRKPFLAPATADMLLGGGGERV; encoded by the coding sequence ATGCTGGATCGCCTGTTTCCGATCCTGACCGGTCCGGTGCGCCGGGCGTGCGAGCGAATGCCCGCCGAATTGCGCCGGGTTGCGGAGGAATTACGTGTCCGCGCGGAAAGGCCGCTGGAAGTCGTGGCGGCAGGAAAGCCGTGGTTCGTCTCCGCGGACGGGACGGCGGGACCGCATCCGTCCGGGGCCTACCGGCCGACGCGCGAAGACTGCGACCGGCTGATGGAATGCATCACGCGCCATTCGCTTTATTCGTTCGAGGAACAAATGCGGCGCGGTTTCATCACGGTCGCGGGCGGCCACCGCGTCGGCCTCGCCGGGCGCGCGGTCGTGGAAAACGGCCGCATCCGCCTTTTGCGCGATGTGACGGGGTTGAACTTTCGCATCGCCCGTGAGGTGATCGGCGCAGCCGAGCCGGTGTTTCCGCAGCTGATCGATCTTGCTTCGGAAAGCATCCATCACACTCTCGTTCTTTCGCCGCCGCAGGGAGGAAAAACGACGTTCGTCCGCGACTTGGCGAGACTGGTCAGTTACGGGCGCTGGCCCCTCGGCGCGTCTTTCGGGAAAGGGCTTAAAGTCGGCATCGTCGACGAGCGTTCGGAAATCGCCGCCTGCGACAAGGGAGTGCCGGCGTTCGACGTCGGGCCGAGGACGGACGTCCTGGACGGCTGTCCGAAAGCCGAAGGCATGCTCATGATGGTGCGGTCGCTGTCGCCCGACGTGCTGGTGGTCGACGAAATCGGCGGTGCCGAAGACGCGGGTGCGGTCGAGGAGGCCGCCCATGCGGGGGTGCGCGTCGTCGCCACGGCGCACGCTTGGGGGGTGACCGATGCGGAGAAGCGCCCGGGGCTTGCGCGGCTGATCGCCAATCGGACGTTCGGAAGATACGTCGTTTTGCAGAAAGGCCGAACCGCAGGCGCAGGCGTCCGCGCGGTCGTGCTGGACGCCGACTTTCGGCCGGTAAACCGCAAGCCGTTCCTTGCGCCTGCGACTGCCGACATGTTGCTCGGAGGCGGCGGGGAACGAGTCTAG
- a CDS encoding stage III sporulation protein AE, which translates to MSAVTSRAVRGVAIFAAAGWFAVAGVTATAAFGAVASEQPHGVAPEELADRQWSRLDTGELDRQWSALVRQYDAYLPRDRPAFAPSTEIVRDKERPSAVAYLTGLARFLFDELEKQGRLLAVLVLIAILGVMLGHLQSSFEKSNVGKIASVVVFLMLTGIAAESFRVAIGYAKEAVSGMVHVMIALIPLLLTLLVSTGNAASAAVLHPLVVFMVHATGSLINAVVFPLFFFSAVLHIVSAMSERYKVSHLADLLRNAGAVLLGGFVTVFLGVMTARGAVAAVADGVAVRTAKFVASNFVPVVGRLFADATDTVVAASLLVKSAIGMFGVIALLLICAFPAVKVLAMSLVYYAAAAVLQPLGETPLVGCLRTIGKSMMYVFAALAAVGLMFFLALTMMIAAGTVTAMLR; encoded by the coding sequence CTGTCGGCCGTGACGTCGCGTGCGGTTCGGGGCGTCGCGATTTTCGCCGCGGCAGGATGGTTCGCCGTCGCGGGCGTGACGGCGACGGCGGCTTTCGGCGCCGTGGCGTCGGAGCAACCGCACGGCGTCGCGCCGGAGGAATTGGCCGACCGGCAGTGGAGTCGTCTGGACACAGGCGAACTCGACAGGCAATGGTCGGCACTCGTCCGGCAATACGACGCCTATTTGCCGCGCGACCGACCGGCGTTCGCGCCTTCGACGGAAATCGTGCGGGATAAAGAGCGGCCGTCGGCGGTTGCTTATCTGACGGGGCTCGCTCGGTTCTTGTTCGACGAACTGGAAAAGCAGGGCCGTCTGCTCGCCGTTTTGGTGTTGATCGCGATTCTCGGCGTCATGCTGGGCCACCTGCAGAGTTCTTTTGAAAAATCGAACGTCGGGAAAATCGCCTCGGTGGTCGTGTTTTTAATGCTGACGGGCATCGCCGCGGAAAGTTTCCGGGTGGCGATCGGATACGCGAAGGAAGCGGTCTCGGGGATGGTGCACGTCATGATCGCCCTTATCCCGCTGCTTCTGACGCTGCTCGTTTCGACGGGCAACGCGGCGTCGGCCGCAGTGCTCCATCCGCTCGTCGTGTTCATGGTGCATGCGACCGGATCGCTTATCAATGCCGTCGTCTTTCCGCTGTTCTTCTTTTCCGCCGTTCTTCATATCGTCAGCGCCATGAGCGAGCGGTACAAGGTGTCTCATTTGGCGGACCTGCTGCGCAACGCCGGCGCCGTGCTGTTGGGGGGATTTGTCACGGTTTTTCTCGGCGTGATGACCGCGCGGGGGGCGGTTGCGGCGGTGGCTGATGGCGTCGCCGTACGGACGGCGAAATTCGTCGCAAGCAATTTCGTGCCGGTCGTCGGTCGACTGTTCGCCGACGCGACGGACACGGTCGTCGCCGCCTCGCTGCTTGTCAAAAGCGCAATCGGGATGTTCGGCGTCATAGCGCTTTTGTTGATCTGCGCGTTTCCGGCGGTGAAGGTGTTGGCGATGTCGCTCGTCTACTACGCGGCCGCCGCCGTGCTGCAGCCGCTCGGCGAAACGCCGCTCGTCGGCTGTCTCAGGACGATCGGCAAAAGTATGATGTACGTATTCGCCGCCCTGGCCGCCGTGGGGCTCATGTTTTTTCTGGCGCTGACCATGATGATCGCGGCGGGTACGGTGACCGCCATGTTGAGATGA
- a CDS encoding stage III sporulation protein AB: MLKWIGATCVVVAAAATGFRQASRYARRPREIRQVIAAIGRLETEVGFATTPLVEALEAAAASCAGPVGELFRTAARLMDSSPHLTAAECFRQALERSWRYTAMRGAELQTLWQMAASLGVSDRHDQVRHFRMAVSRLEAEERAAEEERRKYEPMCRHLGVLGGALAAVLLL; the protein is encoded by the coding sequence ATGCTGAAGTGGATCGGCGCCACCTGCGTGGTTGTGGCTGCTGCGGCGACCGGGTTCCGCCAGGCCTCCCGTTATGCGCGTAGACCGCGGGAGATTCGCCAGGTGATCGCCGCGATCGGCCGGCTTGAAACCGAAGTCGGCTTCGCGACGACGCCGCTGGTCGAAGCATTGGAAGCCGCGGCGGCCTCGTGCGCCGGACCTGTCGGCGAACTGTTCCGGACGGCCGCACGCCTGATGGACAGTTCGCCTCACTTAACCGCCGCGGAATGTTTTCGCCAGGCGCTCGAACGCTCTTGGCGCTATACCGCGATGCGCGGGGCGGAGCTGCAAACGTTGTGGCAGATGGCTGCGTCACTCGGCGTCAGCGATCGGCACGATCAGGTCAGGCATTTTCGTATGGCGGTGTCGCGCCTTGAGGCGGAAGAGCGGGCTGCGGAAGAAGAAAGGCGGAAATACGAGCCGATGTGCCGCCATCTCGGCGTACTGGGAGGGGCTCTGGCGGCGGTTCTGCTGCTGTAG
- a CDS encoding stage III sporulation protein AC — translation MYDVNAIFQIAGIGIIIAMIHTVLKQMGKEDMAHWVTLIGFVVVLFMAVRMLDDLFREIRSIFLFQ, via the coding sequence ATGTACGACGTCAACGCGATTTTTCAAATTGCCGGAATCGGCATCATTATCGCCATGATCCACACCGTGCTCAAGCAGATGGGCAAGGAAGACATGGCCCACTGGGTGACGCTGATCGGATTCGTGGTCGTGCTGTTCATGGCGGTCCGCATGTTGGACGACCTGTTTCGGGAAATCCGCTCGATTTTCTTGTTTCAGTAA
- a CDS encoding stage III sporulation protein AG gives MRHGGWSDRKNAFRWLLLLGLAGAAAMILADWAVPKPAPPAATDGSPSSSPGTGGRAETAGHGVDPFREYEEAYQKKLKELLESIAGVGEVDVSVTIDSTEETVLQQNERDSQQTTDEQDAAGTKRRTTQITREGQIALYETSASQTPVVVKKIKPRIRGVVVVADGAGDAVVRARITEAVSRGLDVPAHRISVLPRKPLGG, from the coding sequence ATGAGACATGGGGGATGGTCGGACCGCAAAAATGCGTTTCGGTGGCTGCTGTTGCTCGGCCTGGCGGGTGCGGCGGCGATGATTTTGGCCGACTGGGCGGTGCCTAAGCCGGCTCCGCCTGCGGCGACCGACGGATCGCCTTCGTCGTCGCCCGGAACCGGCGGCCGCGCGGAAACGGCCGGACACGGCGTCGATCCGTTTCGCGAATACGAGGAGGCGTATCAGAAAAAATTAAAGGAGCTGCTGGAAAGTATCGCGGGTGTCGGCGAAGTCGACGTATCGGTCACGATCGATTCCACGGAAGAGACGGTGTTGCAGCAAAACGAGCGCGATTCCCAGCAGACAACCGACGAGCAGGACGCCGCCGGCACGAAACGGAGGACGACCCAGATCACGCGGGAAGGACAGATCGCGCTTTACGAAACGTCGGCGTCCCAGACGCCAGTCGTGGTCAAAAAAATCAAGCCGCGCATCCGCGGTGTCGTCGTCGTCGCCGACGGAGCGGGCGATGCCGTCGTACGGGCGAGAATCACGGAAGCCGTCAGCCGCGGCCTGGACGTTCCGGCACACCGCATTTCCGTGTTGCCCAGGAAGCCGCTGGGCGGATAA